A window of the Lujinxingia vulgaris genome harbors these coding sequences:
- a CDS encoding replication-associated recombination protein A has protein sequence MSSPNARRPLAERMRPSTLEAFVGQRHLLAEGKLLASALSRGRLPSLILWGPPGCGKTTLAKILSDEVGAQLAPLSAVSGGVKDIRQAVEQAGDLRRMLGQTTVLFVDEIHRFNKAQQDALLPHVEQGTVTLIGATTENPSFEVNAALLSRCRTLVLEALDEAALERILRQALTDSSRGLGLEPEALSDDALGALLNVAEGDARAALNTLELAATFAAARGSTTIEHPDVEEAAQQRVIRYDKAGDAHYNTVSAFIKSMRGSDPDAAVYYMVRMLEGGEDPLFVLRRMVIFASEDIGNADPNALRVALDAAEAFRFMGMPEGVLPMTQAVIYLACAPKSNSALTTYAAARKALQQTGNLPLPKHLLNAPTKLMANLGHGRGYKYPHNFSGNYVAGESYLPEDLQNQRFYQPGENEVIPRPPGLDAEAEARRKATQAEGPSPNPYHKNAK, from the coding sequence GGGCGCCTCCCAAGCCTGATTCTCTGGGGACCGCCCGGTTGCGGCAAGACGACCCTCGCCAAGATCTTGAGCGACGAGGTCGGCGCGCAGCTTGCGCCCCTCTCTGCGGTCAGCGGCGGCGTCAAAGACATCCGCCAGGCCGTCGAGCAGGCCGGCGACCTTCGGCGCATGCTCGGCCAGACCACGGTGCTCTTCGTCGACGAGATCCACCGCTTTAATAAGGCCCAGCAAGACGCGCTCCTGCCGCACGTGGAGCAGGGCACGGTCACGCTGATCGGCGCCACCACCGAAAACCCGAGCTTCGAGGTCAACGCCGCGCTCCTCTCGCGCTGCCGCACCCTTGTGCTGGAAGCGCTCGACGAGGCAGCGCTCGAGCGCATCCTCCGCCAGGCCCTCACCGACAGCTCCCGCGGCCTGGGCCTTGAGCCCGAGGCCCTGAGCGACGACGCGCTGGGCGCCCTGCTCAACGTCGCCGAAGGCGACGCCCGCGCCGCCCTCAACACCCTGGAGCTCGCCGCCACCTTCGCCGCAGCCCGGGGCAGCACCACCATCGAGCACCCCGATGTGGAGGAGGCCGCCCAACAGCGCGTCATCCGCTACGACAAGGCCGGCGACGCCCACTACAACACCGTCAGCGCCTTTATCAAAAGCATGCGCGGCTCCGACCCCGACGCCGCCGTCTACTACATGGTCCGCATGCTCGAGGGCGGCGAAGATCCGCTCTTTGTACTGCGCCGCATGGTCATCTTCGCCAGCGAAGACATCGGCAACGCCGACCCGAACGCCCTGCGCGTAGCCCTCGACGCCGCCGAGGCTTTTCGTTTTATGGGCATGCCCGAGGGCGTGCTGCCGATGACGCAGGCGGTGATTTATCTGGCCTGCGCCCCCAAATCCAACAGCGCCCTGACCACCTACGCCGCCGCCCGCAAAGCCCTCCAGCAGACCGGCAACCTGCCCCTCCCCAAACACCTGCTCAACGCCCCCACCAAACTCATGGCCAACCTCGGCCACGGCCGCGGCTACAAATACCCCCATAACTTCTCCGGCAACTACGTGGCCGGGGAGTCGTATCTGCCCGAAGACCTCCAGAACCAGCGCTTCTACCAGCCTGGCGAAAACGAGGTGATCCCGCGACCTCCCGGGCTTGATGCGGAGGCTGAGGCGCGGAGGAAGGCCACGCAGGCGGAGGGGCCCTCGCCGAATCCGTACCATAAGAATGCGAAGTGA